TTCCTGGTCCACAAATACGAAATCATAAACAACGTCAGATTGAACTCTATTGATATCTTCGCACCACTGTTTGAGTCTTGACATTTTTTGAGGGACATCCAGGTCCTCTTGGCCTTTGGTCTCAGCTATAACTACGCGATGATCGGCCAGTTTAACAAAAAAATCCGGGTAATAATTGGATATATCCCCATCCGCATTGACATAATCGAGTTTAAAATGCACAGCAAAATAGTTTTTGGCATGAGAAACCACATCAGGGCAATTTTCAAGAAAACTTGCAAAGTCCAATTCGAGATGACCATCACCAATTAATCTATTAAAAACGGATTTTTTTGGCATAAGATAACCCTGATCTTTAACCACAAAGGGGCGTGTGTGCCTAAGCTTGATCGTATCCCTTATTTCTGCGTCTCCTTTATCCCTAACCGTTAACTCGTTGATAGATCTTTTGAATGTTTCTATTATCGCTTTAGTAGCTGGCAACTCTGATAAATTGCGCAAAGTATTAGGGTCTTCCAAATCCACTTTTGCAGCAAATAAATTATCTCGAACAAATGCTTTTATTTTTCCATATAGAACATCGTAACCGCTAAAAAGATGCAATTCTTTCATGATAGTTTGTGCAAAATAGCCAATAACGCTGCGATAATCCCCTTTACCAGCGCCATCAAGCATTGTGGTGTGTACGATTTTTTTTGTTGTTATATCTTTGAAGACGATTTCCCGCTGCTCTTCCTGAGTAAATTTTAGATACCGGACGGGTTGAAAATCGAATTTGTCGAGGTCCAAATCTGTTAGATTTTTGTATTCCCGATAATTACGGGGCGAAAGAACAGGTATCTCAATATCCAGGGCTTTGATATCCTTGTTTTGATTGTTTTCATCTACTTCTATCATAAGAGGCGTTTTCGGTTTTGTGCCTTCTCCCATCGCCTTTCGTTCCAATTCGACACCTTCCGCTTGAATGGACTCGACAAAGTCCATAAAAGCATCAGTGCCGATTACGCTGACATACTCTTCCAGTCCTCCTGGATACATTTTTCGTAATCCGCGACCGAGTGTCTGTTCCGGCAAAATGTTGCTTTTTGCTGAATAGGCGCGCAGACCAACAATGGTTGTGACATTTTTGACATCCCATCCTTCTTTGAGCATCAAGACCGAGACAATTGCCTTATAGGGGCTATCCATCTCGTCAATTTTATTTGCCTGTTCACGGAGTCTTTCCAAGTCCTCCTTTGCCTTACCAGTAGCTGCCTCTGAAATTTCACCGTTATTCTTAGTGTGGATCACCAGCACTGCCCCTTTAAGCTCGGGGTAACGTCCCTGCAAATATTCGTCAACATCATCACAATTGCGTGTATCATCAGTCATTACGAATAAGATGGCTTTTTTTCCAAGTTTTTCGTGCTCAACATATGCCTTTCGCCACTCTATAACCCCAAGGTCGATATAATCTGCATATTTTTCAGTGTATTT
This Desulfatitalea tepidiphila DNA region includes the following protein-coding sequences:
- a CDS encoding DEAD/DEAH box helicase, whose protein sequence is MGLHPDFPTSPHAILDPDIRWFPADESMRETTMDKLIPPLVAQLRKKVKEFRESGYVGATDTTRSLLSWWFDTPHLLEKSDGMMSEFQYYFAQREALETIVYLYDVVGVQDKFDLMRFDSSNSVSGGMFDESWKRFVIKMATGSGKTKVMSLVITWSFFNRLYEPESTLSRNFLVIAPNIIVLDRIYHDFQGLRIFFEDPVLPENGFGGRNWRDDFQLTLHKQDEVRVTRPTGNIFLTNIHRVYSGDDIPPSPDDENMMDYFLGKRPTGATTDSKVDLGMIVRDIDELMVVNDEAHHVHDKKLAWFKSIEDIHNRLLQKGSALALQVDVTATPKHNNGSIFVQTIADYPLVEAIWQNVVKHPVLPDAPSRAKLHENQSVKYTEKYADYIDLGVIEWRKAYVEHEKLGKKAILFVMTDDTRNCDDVDEYLQGRYPELKGAVLVIHTKNNGEISEAATGKAKEDLERLREQANKIDEMDSPYKAIVSVLMLKEGWDVKNVTTIVGLRAYSAKSNILPEQTLGRGLRKMYPGGLEEYVSVIGTDAFMDFVESIQAEGVELERKAMGEGTKPKTPLMIEVDENNQNKDIKALDIEIPVLSPRNYREYKNLTDLDLDKFDFQPVRYLKFTQEEQREIVFKDITTKKIVHTTMLDGAGKGDYRSVIGYFAQTIMKELHLFSGYDVLYGKIKAFVRDNLFAAKVDLEDPNTLRNLSELPATKAIIETFKRSINELTVRDKGDAEIRDTIKLRHTRPFVVKDQGYLMPKKSVFNRLIGDGHLELDFASFLENCPDVVSHAKNYFAVHFKLDYVNADGDISNYYPDFFVKLADHRVVIAETKGQEDLDVPQKMSRLKQWCEDINRVQSDVVYDFVFVDQESFEKYKPKSFQHLLDGFREYKDA